tccGCTCTGATCACAGTCGCAGAAGACGAACAGCGGCAAAGCCTTCTCCACCACTATAATGATGAAGacgaaaaagaagaagagatcgCACCTTCCTCATCATCATCGGATGAACGGGAAGCACTTCCGCCTCCTACACCTAATCAACGGCTCATGTCCCTCGACGTCTTCCGTGGTCTCACAATCGCGGTACGaatcaaacaaattaaaatttgatgagCTGGCAGCAAATGTTTCTGttgtttattacttttttttattgtgcCAGTTGGacttaaaaagaaactagagGTGTATTTGTTGTGATAATCTTAGTGCTCTTTTATTGTTACTTTGTATTATGTGTATAGATTAAGAAATTAGTAGGATTATTTTGTTAAGGCAAGGATTATCTGTTAAAGAGTTACACGGAGATTAATGAAAGAAGAtacttgattaatttttacattGCTTTGAGATAGTTTGTTAGTCACTTGATTAAGCTAATTCAATACTTTGCTACCTGTTTATGAATAATGTCAAGGGTACTGGGttgtaattatcttttaaggTACTGGGttgtaattatcttttaagtttgattgcattttatagtttttttttttttttaacagcTGATGATTTtagttgatgatgctggaGGAGCTTTCCCTTCAATTAATCATTCCCCATGGTTTGGTGTGACACTAGCAGATTTCGTTATGcccttttttctctttggtGTTGGCGTTTCTATCAGTTTAGTATTTAAGGTAAGCAAATTTCTCAAGTTTCGAGATTGTAATTGTAATTTGATGGTGTCAATTAACGTGGTATTATGCAGAAAATATCTAGCAAATCAGTTGCAACAAAGAAAGTCATGCTGAGGACAATTAAACTATTTCTTTTGGGTGTGTTGTTACAAGGTAGGTTGCTATTTGGTAATGTGGaataataattactttattGCAATCCAAGTTATTGACTCATGACTGATTAGtcttttattcatatatatattttttaaaattttctctgCATTGGTAATTAATTTTCCAGTCTGTAAAGTAATACTATTTTTCATGTGCATTATAGATTACGGATGACCACTTTTTTCTTGCATTGATGTGTATAACAGTTTACAGGAGTTGATTTTCTATTCTTGCACTGTTGACATTATGCTAATAAAGCATGGCTCTGAATCTCTTCTTGGCCTCAGGTGGATATTTTCATGGGCGTAACCACCTAACCTATGGGATTGATGTGCTCAAGATACGCTGGCTGGGTGTATTACAGgtaaaattcttaaatcatCAGTTGCATCAATTTGGGTGTTCTTGTTGGCATAGTTTATTCTTGTACGACCATCGCTCTGTCAAAAGTGATTTGATCTTTGGATTCTCTAGCTGCTTCACTCTTCATTCCTGGACAAGTAAATGCATTATGCATATTGTAGGTTTAGAGAATTTGGATCCGAGAGATGTGAATTTGTGGAAATGCTTGGATTTACTTACAATTCAAATGCCTATTATCGAAATTATAGAGACAGTTCAATGAGTTGTTATGTTAGTTGGCAACCTGCATTACTTTTACATGAATAAGAGAGGACTCTGATTCTTAAGTACATCTGACTTGAATGTTTATATCTCTTTTGCATTGGAAGAATTGCAAATGATCCTGTAGTCAAtgtcatttaatttttctttttaaaagccttttttcttttatgatcaACAAACTTTGGAAGTGAAGTTTTACTTCAGACCCATGCTCTTATATGTTTATTAAGCTTATCTTTCTATGATTTGTAGAGAATATCAATTGGGTATCTTTTCGCTTCAATTTCAGAGATCTGGCTTGTCAACCATTGCATAGTTGACTCACCTTTGGCTTTTATGAAGAAATACTATGCTCAGTGGTTAGTTCTGTTACGTAGAAATAGAATTATCCATCTTTTATAACCTTGCTATTCAAGCAAACTGGATGGTCAGAGAGGGGCAAGTTTGATTGGGGTTTCTCTTATTTGCACTTTACGGTACATTTGGAATCAAATAAACATGCAATTAAAATCACTTGTATTTTGATTTCCGAAACCAGAGTCTATAAACAAATGAGTTATTAAGTGGTACACTATTTACTATATGTGGAGAGAGAGATGGTTAGCAAGGAGAGATTTATCTAATCAGTTTGTGTGGGGCGGGATTGGGGGGGTTGGTGGGTGTTGTAGTCTTTTACTCTCTACAAATTATTTGAATGTTCCATCAATTTAATGcaagttattttaattataatgaattTGTGGAATTAAAATTGTGACATTGTAAATGAATTCTCAATCATTTTCCAAAAATTTGAGTTATGAAAATCCAAATGATAATTAAAACTCAATgttctaaatatattataatggAATTGCGAATGAGTTGCAAAATTTTTTATGGGTTCTACTTGTTCCTAACACTAATATGTTGAACGAATGAGATTAGGATTCAAAGTGAAATTGGAAGTAGAATTGGGGTTATACTAATTCTCAAGACCAAAATTCTGGACGTCTTTTATACATAAGATGCTTTTTCTTAAGTATTTGCTGTTCACATCAGGCTGCTAATATATTCTGGATGTTACTATCAAGCCATAATTTTTTGTGAAGAACAGAAGAAAAAACCAGATGGTAGATgacttatataattatatactaaGTCTTGTCATGATCAGGTAAATTGATAGAATGCCTAAAAACTAGGTTTATCATATTGCCCAACTTATATTCATTATGGGTGTCAAGACAAAAGTACtgttttttttcatatgaacTAACAAATCATCTTTAAGTTGGCTAAGATTATGAAGGTCTATTCTTTATGTCTTGTCAACATTCTGAAGCAAGACTTTGCTTTATTTTGTAGGATGGTTTCTTTGATACTATGCTCCTTGTACACGTGCTTGTtatatttcctttttgttCCAAACTGGGAATTTGAAGCTTCAAGCATCAATTTGTTTGGTTATGGATCTGGTACTCAAACTGTGAGTTGAATCATATAAATTTGCTCTTAATGACAAAATCTTATGAAAAGTGTAGACAGTCAGTACAAATGATAACTCTTTCCCTCAGAAGCTATTCAATAATTCGTCAAACTAATTCTTGTTAATATAGAGCTTTAGTTCCATTCTTCTCTGTCTCATGTGTTTTCACTCTTTATGTTCTGGAATTAATTGGGACCGACATATGTCTCCTCTAGGTGATTTGTGGGGTAAGAGGAAGTCTTGAACCTCCTTGTAATGCAGTTGGGCTGATTGATCGATTTCTTCTTGGTGAACATCATCTATATCAGCGTCCTGTCTACAGAAGAACAAAGGTGCTTCCCTGGATAATTTTCTAGCAGTCAGTTTCTTTCCTGTATCAAGTATTTTAATCTTGTTTGTTCTCACAGCAATGTAGTGTTAACTCTCCTGACTATGGACCTCTGCCACCAAATTCACCTCCGTGGTGTCTTGCTCCATTTGATCCTGAGGGTATCTTGAGGTTACTTTTGCCTTTATTTTgtattctcttcttcttcttcttcttccctctCCTCTTTATAACTGTTACATGCCAGTATCAGACTTGGTTATTAAACTTTTACCTCAGTGGAGAAGGAGCCTGAAACTGAAATTTGTGGATGACAAACATGTGCATTTCTAGCTATATGATTAAATACTCGAATGATAATGTAAGAAGATATTGACCTTCATAAATTCAAGATTTCTGATTATGCAAACCTGTTGGGCACTTCAGAATGCTCAATAAATCTTTGCATAAATCATTTGCTTAAGTTCCATGTCATTAATCTCATCATTTGACAAACTAAGACATTTTAGCATCAGTTGATATTGTTTACAGTCTAGGTACTCGAATATGAACACTAAATTGTTATAccgataaaaaaaatttcagttcCTTGATGGCTGCTGTTACCTGTCTTCTGGGACTGCAGTTTGGACATGTACTTGTTCATTTGAAGGTATGATACTTATTGTCATGTAAATGCTCATAGATTTGTCTCGATGCTGCAGTTTGATGGAATCTGCTAATAGTCATGCTATACTTGTTTACTACAGGACCACATGCAGAGGATACTTGTGTGGttgatttcttctttctctttgctGGTTACTGGATTTGTTTTGAAACTGATTGgtaattacatattaaaatgatCTATTGAGAATTGT
The Ricinus communis isolate WT05 ecotype wild-type chromosome 1, ASM1957865v1, whole genome shotgun sequence DNA segment above includes these coding regions:
- the LOC8265158 gene encoding heparan-alpha-glucosaminide N-acetyltransferase isoform X2 codes for the protein MSALITVAEDEQRQSLLHHYNDEDEKEEEIAPSSSSSDEREALPPPTPNQRLMSLDVFRGLTIALMILVDDAGGAFPSINHSPWFGVTLADFVMPFFLFGVGVSISLVFKKISSKSVATKKVMLRTIKLFLLGVLLQGGYFHGRNHLTYGIDVLKIRWLGVLQRISIGYLFASISEIWLVNHCIVDSPLAFMKKYYAQWMVSLILCSLYTCLLYFLFVPNWEFEASSINLFGYGSGTQTVICGVRGSLEPPCNAVGLIDRFLLGEHHLYQRPVYRRTKQCSVNSPDYGPLPPNSPPWCLAPFDPEGILSSLMAAVTCLLGLQFGHVLVHLKDHMQRILVWLISSFSLLVTGFVLKLIGIPFSKPLYTLSYTCITTGASGLLLTIIFYAVDVKHFRKAIAILQWMGMNALIIYALAACDLFPAALQGFYWQSPENNLVDGTEFLLRAMLHSEKWGTLAFVIAEILFWGLVAGFLHCKGVYVKL
- the LOC8265158 gene encoding heparan-alpha-glucosaminide N-acetyltransferase isoform X3, whose translation is MSALITVAEDEQRQSLLHHYNDEDEKEEEIAPSSSSSDEREALPPPTPNQRLMSLDVFRGLTIALMILVDDAGGAFPSINHSPWFGVTLADFVMPFFLFGVGVSISLVFKKISSKSVATKKVMLRTIKLFLLGVLLQGGYFHGRNHLTYGIDVLKIRWLGVLQRISIGYLFASISEIWLVNHCIVDSPLAFMKKYYAQWMVSLILCSLYTCLLYFLFVPNWEFEASSINLFGYGSGTQTVICGVRGSLEPPCNAVGLIDRFLLGEHHLYQRPVYRRTKQCSVNSPDYGPLPPNSPPWCLAPFDPEGILSSLMAAVTCLLGLQFGHVLVHLKDHMQRILVWLISSFSLLVTGFVLKLIGIPFSKPLYTLSYTCITTGASGLLLTIIFYAVDVKHFRKAIAILQWMGMNALIIYALAACDLFPAALQGFYWQSPENNLVDGTEFLLRAMLHSEKWGTLAFVIAEILFWGLVAGFLHCVGDR
- the LOC8265158 gene encoding heparan-alpha-glucosaminide N-acetyltransferase isoform X1; this translates as MSALITVAEDEQRQSLLHHYNDEDEKEEEIAPSSSSSDEREALPPPTPNQRLMSLDVFRGLTIALMILVDDAGGAFPSINHSPWFGVTLADFVMPFFLFGVGVSISLVFKKISSKSVATKKVMLRTIKLFLLGVLLQGGYFHGRNHLTYGIDVLKIRWLGVLQRISIGYLFASISEIWLVNHCIVDSPLAFMKKYYAQWMVSLILCSLYTCLLYFLFVPNWEFEASSINLFGYGSGTQTVICGVRGSLEPPCNAVGLIDRFLLGEHHLYQRPVYRRTKQCSVNSPDYGPLPPNSPPWCLAPFDPEGILSSLMAAVTCLLGLQFGHVLVHLKDHMQRILVWLISSFSLLVTGFVLKLIGIPFSKPLYTLSYTCITTGASGLLLTIIFYAVDVKHFRKAIAILQWMGMNALIIYALAACDLFPAALQGFYWQSPENNLVLETDRDEIFYDSSHSLELEKTRGGESKRKKKVLSLLIVLTRKKKRR
- the LOC8265158 gene encoding heparan-alpha-glucosaminide N-acetyltransferase isoform X4, encoding MSALITVAEDEQRQSLLHHYNDEDEKEEEIAPSSSSSDEREALPPPTPNQRLMSLDVFRGLTIALMILVDDAGGAFPSINHSPWFGVTLADFVMPFFLFGVGVSISLVFKKISSKSVATKKVMLRTIKLFLLGVLLQGGYFHGRNHLTYGIDVLKIRWLGVLQVICGVRGSLEPPCNAVGLIDRFLLGEHHLYQRPVYRRTKQCSVNSPDYGPLPPNSPPWCLAPFDPEGILSSLMAAVTCLLGLQFGHVLVHLKDHMQRILVWLISSFSLLVTGFVLKLIGIPFSKPLYTLSYTCITTGASGLLLTIIFYAVDVKHFRKAIAILQWMGMNALIIYALAACDLFPAALQGFYWQSPENNLVLETDRDEIFYDSSHSLELEKTRGGESKRKKKVLSLLIVLTRKKKRR